TAATGTTAACGTGGAGGATGTTACTAATGGTATTAATGAAAACGCCGGAGATGGTGTTCAACCAGTACAAAATCCTGTGATGTCTGAATCTGATGAGGAAGTTTCTGATTTCCCTCTAGAGCATTGTATGAGGATAGTGCCTCATGATCAGAATACCGGAGCCTTCTTCATTGCTGTTCTGCAAAAAGTTTCTCCTCTACCTGGTAGTTTTCTTATTATGACTACATTTGTTTCACTCTCTGACTTTTTTATTAGTTTCCATTTCTAATGATTCCAAGTTTCCCTTTCTTCCTTGTCTATGTTCATTTTGTCACAAACCTTTCTTTGCTTGCCAGAATaggtttttaattgttttctttctttcagtaattccagaaaaaacaaaaataaaaattgacgACCAATGTGTAGAACCAGCAAACCAGAGTCTTGATGATGCACAAGTACAACAGATCACTTCACCAGAAAATGCACGTGAAGAAAAGTTGGAAGTAGTTTCAGAGGTAAATGTAGATGACAATGAACCCAATACCGAAGATATGGAAGGTGAAGACTTGAAAGCAGTTTCAGAGGAAAATGTAGACAATGAACCCAATACCGAAGATATGGAAGATGATCCTGATACACGTGAAGAACAGAATACCAAGGAAACTCTAGTGCCTGATAATGTACAAAACCCGATGAAGAGGGTTGCAGGCAAGAGAAAGCTACAAATTCAGGGGAAATGGAGGGGTGTTGACCCTGTTGTCTttttcaaagatgaaacaataattAATAGTATAAGGGATTTTTATGGAATTGATGAGCGTTTTCCATTCAACAATCACCTTGTTACAAGAAATAGTGATACAAATCATGTGAAAAGAATTTATTATATCTCCAAGTCTGTCAAGGATGTTCTTGAGCTGAACTTCAAAGTTGGGCAGCAACTTAAAATAACCTCAATTGGCCTGAAGATGTTTGTAAGTATATTTTATTCTGAATTGAAAGATATTGTTTTTCTTCGGACTAGTATTTTATGTGATTGATTTATTTATCCTCCATGCTACTAATTGTATGAATAATTCATGTTGATGTACATAATTTCTTATTGAAAGCTATCCAAAAACATAGTTAAGTAGATAGTCGTTCAGTCATAGGTGATCAATCTAGTCCTGGAAGGCAAATTTAGTCAGAATTTGATTAGTAAAagtaaattgtataattttttgacATTTGATGTTAAAAGAGGGAAATGAGGCTCTAGTACCTAGgcatttctatttttgttttgttgacTCGGTTTCTGAGTTCATGTTGATGTTGATTTTTATTGATGAGTTAGAGTCATCTGCTCATTAATTTTGACATATGATGCTAAGGTTTGATTTTgttatattaagaaaataatgcaTGTAGAACTGTTttacaaaaacaatttcttcCTGGATCATCCTGGTATTGACACAATCAATATCATTTTGTTGTAAATGATCGGTCCTAAATTATGTGTGATAAATGAGCTTTGATCAATTTTGATGACCCATTATAATATACTTTGATCTTACAGGAAAGACAGACAGCACGAGAAGGTAGCTCTGCACCGTGTGCTTTCCGGATATCGTCTGAAGGATTGCCCCTTATTCTCCCATACATAACCAAACAGATTCTGCATGCTTCTCCCGCAGACTTCAAGCATCTTCTGCAGAACAAAGAAGTAAAATTTGAAGATTTTGCTGATGCCAAGTTCGGTGAAAAGGCAGCAAACCTATTGCCCGGCTGTTGTGTGGTAATTCTGGGTACAGGTATGTATCACCACGCCATAGATAATTTAATTCCCATTGGCATCAATATATTTGTTTATACGGCCTTTTTCTCCAGGAAACACAGTTGCTGTAGAGTCTCTCCGAGTGGATGAGTCAACGATAGCCATTGGATGCTGGAGGGGTAGAGCGAGATTGTCTGTGATGGTTACTGCAACGGACTGCCAAGAACTACTTGAAAGGCTTTTAATACGTTTTGACAATGGAAATGGTTCATCTGGGCATGTCGACAAATCCTCTAATAATGAGGAAGAAATAGGAGCCGTGCAAGAGTAAAGCAGTAAAAATTATGACAATGATGGTGTGAAAGCTGCCGGGTTAAGGGTCACTACTTAACAGATATTCTTTACTCTGTTGTAACCAATATTATGTTATTTCATTTACAGAAATGGTGATTTGTTCTTCACCTATGAAACGTTAGTGAAAATTTCTTGTTTTGTTAAACTCGTCATTATTTTCAAAGACAGACGTTGGTCCATATTTGTATCAATAGTATTATTCTATTGTTTTGGTTTCATAAATTGTTTCTTGAAACTCTTGCTATACGGTTTAGAAGCCATGTGATGTTAAAATTTTGAATGTTTACTCCCTGCGCTATTATGTAAACTGCTCAATTTTGGACGAACTCTGATGCACTTTATTACTTAACGGAAATGAAatccaaaattatttaacaatttttccATCAGCTAACATAACTATTGCTtatgtattatttaattatcttattttattttattgatatagGTTTGatcataattaaattattaaaccTAATACTAGTTGGTTAAATTAATAGTACCATACTGCGTTGTCTGGAACACTTTTCTGTTTAACGTACTATGTTGCTCCTAATTGAAATCAGTTAGTATTGCGGTTGCCGTGTGTAAGTAGGTTCGATAATTTAgtctaattatttaattaatccaattaaatttaattgtgtGATTGGAATGagtttacatatttttttatttagtaattaAATCCAACTCAACCTAATTATAATTAGATTAGACTAGGTTGGATAAGCGAATTGAGtcatttaaatttaaagactacacaatttttgtattatgtgaaaacaaaatgagttttgatcttttaaaaaaaagattGTTTTGATCCtcataaattaacttttttataatttatgaaatttacCATTTTGATCAAATATAAATTGTCATATAATAGTATTGTTAACTTGTAATAGTTATTTATAgtcattttttaattgatttagtTGTAGTTTTTTTACCAAAGATGTAAAAGTTAAAATGATCTATATTGGTTAATGATTCTATATATAGAGAGATACCAATTCTCtgttattattttgaaatgatGTGACAACCCATTTAATTGCATGTCACGAtattaataaatgaataataaagaacaaaattaaattcattgtaTTTAGTGAATGATCAAACATATTAATTCTGATTTAAATTATATGACTACATATTTTACTGTAATAACTGCAATTTTTAGAAGCAATCACCCTTTATATTTATTCATACAAAAACGACTTCAGACAGATAAAGCAGCTACAAAAGCTATGCCTGTCAATCGAGTAGGTGATTTTGGATTAGCTCCTGGAATTCCGGGTCgtttttaatatcattttaaacAAATCAATGTTTTTCAACTTCAATTCCTTGacatttaatttatcaaaatcTAAAATTGATAAACCCATTGTCTGCACACACATGTCTCAAGATCGTTAATATTATGATTAGCACATCGCTAAGTCAATATTCTGTAGCTCTGTCGTAATCATCTAACACACTTGATAACGTTGGTCCTGAATTTATGAAGGAACCTTGTACGCAAGTTCATGATCGCTTTGCAGTGCAGCCATGTCAAACTATAAAAGCAAGAATGATGACATCGTTAAATGCCATAACATTCCAACTCCAACCAATTTACCTACAAAAATCACGTATATATCGAACCAAAAACTTatacaaagaaaaaacaaaacagcAGTTTATATTTACTCCATTTTAGTGGTTTAGTCGGCAACCCAAACAGATTAAATTTAAATGTACAAAAAGCAATTAGCCAAACCTTTAAAATTTGGTAACAAGAAACGAAACAACCATGAGATACactaaatataaactaattataaataaagtCAAGATGCTTGACAACACATATTCCTCTTAGCAGGAAGTTCCTGTGCAGGGCCTGGAACGATAATCTTCTGGCCAGACAAAGATGCGGAGTTCCCATTTCCCTGATTTTCATCAGCAGTTAGATTCTTCTTGTTGACAATGTTGTATATTTCTGTCAAGACAGTTACAAAGGCTGTTTCAACATTAGTTGCTTCTAGTGCTGAGGTCTCTAGGAAAAACAACCCTTCTTTCTCAGCAAATTCTTTTGCATCCTCGGTGGGTACATCACGCTGGTTCTCAAGATCACATTTGTTTCCTATGAGGATGATGACTATATTCTTGTCAGCATGGTTGCGCAGTTCTTCTAACCAGCGGGGTATGTGATCAAAGGTTTGGCGTTTAGTGATATCATAAACCAACATTGCCCCCACAGCACCCCTGTAGTATGCACTTGTAACTGCTCTGTACCTGTATCATAAACCATTGATATATAAGGGTAAACTGAAATTTGATGTACTTTGTAAGTCAATCATTCGAACCAATAAATACATAACACTAATAAATGAGGAGAAAAAACACTAAATAGATATAATTTCCATGCAAGAAAATATATCTCTATTCTACACGGTTCATAACAAATAAGTCAGAAACATGAAAACATGTCCAAACTAATTATGTTGGTATGTACAATTTATAGTGTGAAAAAATTATGCAATACGATACCCAAAGCACTCTTCACATATGAAGCATGTGCATCGACTGTCCATGGATTGTCTGTCACAGGTTCTTCTGTGTTTATATCTGTGCTAGATATCAAGATTTTAAAACTGAGGTTTGGTGTAGTCCATATTGGAAAAATCAGTTGTTATTTTAAGAGCTCAATAAAAGGAGAATATTGACATCTAGTTGACTAGTTGAGAATGGGAAATATGACGAGATTCTATTTCTCTGCCTTAACAATGTAAACAAACTTATTCCTCTAAACTCTGTTAAACATGATATCGTATTACATTAAACTTATGCAATAATTCATGCACTACAATAACTTCATTCAGTTGGAATCTCCTCCGATAATAATATCAAATGTGTTCCAAATTCGGAATTCATTTTCCTTTAGAAAAATTGTTGTCACATAGTTTGAGAATATAGAATGTTATATATCGAgtaggaagaaagtcaacatcTTTATGAAACGAACAATTAATCAAaaggcatcaatatcaattccGGTGAAGTTGATCCATAAATTTATCAATACTTAGACAATAGCAGCTAAGATTTACCAGAATGAAGAAACACAAAAGCAGCAATGAGAAATGCAGACTTAAATCTAATGGGATTATATATAGCTTTGAGTTTTGCTTAATAACTACatcattaacaaaataaatgatGCAAGACAATGGCATTGTAACCATAAACTCGTTCCACAGCAGTTTCtcacgaaaaaaaaaaaacgttgcaaacttaaaaaaaaaactcacttgGGTAATTGACAAAATCCCCACGATTTCGGTAACCAAGAAGAGCACAGCCATAATTAAAATCATCAACACACATAACTGATTCTAATTCACAGCCAAGATTGTAAAATGGGTCCGCAATCATAACTCTAGCCACAAAATCAAGATTTCAGGTCTTTGCAACATATCACAATATTTGTCCACAACTTTTGACTGTATCAACGACAGTCGCGACCACACCGCAGCCATGATTGTAACCATAATTACAATCTGAATATCAAGGCTCTCCGGACATGAGTTAGACTAACATACCTAGAACTCGAAACTACCGGTTTAACTGATACCGTTTCACACGAGTTGATACACACGTTcgatgatattttatattttaatataattacctaaattgaaaattaagaAACACTGTTTTCTTGATCCTTAACGGAAATCACGGAGACAAGTGATGTCAAGTGTTCGTCCAACACAAATTCGTGCGAATTAGCAATTTTCCTTGTTTCGTGGTAAAATCCCGAAACTAAACCTAGCACATGCTGTTGAATAGCGCGTGTTATTTGTTTCGCTGCTTCAGTCGCGAATCCAGAACGTGATAGTGATGATAAGGTTAGTTAGGAGAGGATCGCTGGCGGCGGCGATGAGATCACGCGCGAAACGAGGCGGTGGCGCGGATAACAGATTGAAAGCGAAGCTAAGAGTGAAGAAAATATGGAAAAGGAAAAGAGGTAGTTGGAAGAGAAGTTAGAGTACCGTTCTTGGCCCGCAGTGTCCCAGATCTGAGCCTTAACGGTCTTGTGATCGATGAGCAAAGTGCGCGTCTGAAATTCAACACCGATGGTGGACTTTGAGTCCAAGCTGAACTCGTTCCTCGCAAACCTGGCTAGAATCTGCGACTTCCCGACCGCAGAGTCACCAATCAGCACCACCTTGAAGACGTAGTCTATCCTCTGGTTGGCGTCCCCATAGCCTCCTCCTGCACCTGCACCTGCCATTTCCACTCTCTTTCTCACCGTTTCTTTCCCTTTCAGcttaaaactcaaaataaaacaaattaaaggtGACACTCTTTTTGTGATTGCCTTTTTCTATCAATCAAAGGGAAATGTTGAGGGGTGGGACACGTGTCAGGTGGCACGTGCTGGAATGAGTTGGAAATGAGAAGTTAGTTGGTTTGATTGCATAAAGAGTGTTTGAAGATGAGTGAATCGGTTGTTGAGGACAGCTCTTTCGATTTTACTTTCCACCCATCGCACCACCCTTCTACGCGTTGCGGATTTCTCGCTGCTACTGTCCCTTCACGCAAATGCATACACATTATTTCTTCCACATAAATTAACTTCAATTGTCTCTCAAATAGACCTCAATTTATCAATTATATCTTCATTTTAATGTATCTTTTAAAAGATATTATCAAAATCAACTTACCTATCACTCCATGTTTATTACAATAATTTCGTCTATATATCCTTTTTCTTCAAATCAACCACTTAATATAAAGTGTTTATTAGAATGGGAGACACTTAAGAGCAATTTAGgtttatgatataatattttgattggtttcttagtttatatataaataaaagactcaggcattattttaataatagatTTAGAATCATAAAAAATGGAAGTTTCTAAATGGAtgttagaaatttattttttattttatttctaacatttttatatttctaaacttttatttctttACAATAAAATAGACTCTAATTCGGATTATGTCAAATTAAGATCTTTAGAAATTGGAGGAGTATAGTTtgatttgaattaattaaagttttaatttggTAAGCATAATTAGTTTTACttgaattttatttcttattttcttttgtctCTTAAGTGGATGGTTGAAGGAAAAATGTTATCGATATATAATTGACTTTATAGAGATTTATTGTTGAAATTGCAAGAAGGATTAGAAGGGGATTGTTGATTAAAGAATGCTTCAATTTATGTAATAATATTACATCTCTACAATCTACAATGTAATAATTAATCTAATATATAGAATATGTAGatgttataaaatatatggGATTTGAAGATATGTGAactacataaattattttatgggTTAAGAGGAACAAGTctcactaacacctcacacaatttgtgcagagtaactattctactattaatttcaacttgtaaaatacaatggttaggcctcctatttataggggaATGAGCATTCCAAAACAAGCAAAGAGGATAGGATGAGAAAATGGGAAAAAATGACTGTTTTAGgatttgactaagtcaaactcGCATCATAAGTTTGTCCTCATAGAAACTAAGtcaaaactctttcaaaaaggATTAGGAACAAGTTAAAATGTTAACTAtacccctattatgctaaagacacCTTATTCTAGCATATTTTTGCTATTTGGACCTAAAAGTGAGctcaaaattatttacaacatattctatCTCTTATGAAAACCAAAAGAAAGAACAATTAGTGCTCTGATTTATGTCCATCTCCTCTTGTCGGATCCATGAGATCCTTGGTGGGATCTTAAATGGTTTGTTGAGATAACTGCTCACCATGTGCTTTGGTCATCTTCATAAATACTTGGTTTGTATCAATTTACACTCATCATCATACATCGTTCAAGCAACATGAAATTGCTTAAGTGGTGAGATATAACTCAAAGAAAGATTTGTAACTTATACAAGAGAAAAACTAAGatgattttatcttttttaaaaacatatcatttaaatattatataaaacacTCGAACAATATAGCTAAAAAGTATAGGAGATGAAATTTTGCTAAAAGTATAAGAGATGAAATCTTTAAGCCTcttcatattaattttatttaaaaaaaaaacatgcctaatttttttcaataactactaactaatttatatatatatatatatatattaagttttattttcaataactAGTCActaatttttaatgtaaaagATAACATACTT
The sequence above is a segment of the Phaseolus vulgaris cultivar G19833 chromosome 2, P. vulgaris v2.0, whole genome shotgun sequence genome. Coding sequences within it:
- the LOC137812377 gene encoding uncharacterized protein isoform X1, producing MGGGGRGGRSRTQRKHFRQSRENVWKRSKSDTDPSSTENNPAWTPFSTENAAFDFYYKEQGIVDLQQWDQFVAVLRTPLPATFRINSSSQFSDDIRSQLENDFVHSLRDEVGEGGETEAIRPLLWYPGNFAWHSNFSRMQLRKNQTLERFHEFLKLENEIGNITRQEAVSMVPPLFLDVHSDHFVLDMCAAPGSKTFQLLEIIHESSKSGSLPDGMVIANDLDVQRCNLLIHQTKRMCTANLIVTNHEAQHFPGCRLNRNYERMEDHNIGQLLFDRVLCDVPCSGDGTLRKAPDLWRKWNPGMGHGLHGLQILIAMRGLSLLKIGGRIVYSTCSMNPIENEAVVSEVLRRCGGSVKLVDVSSELPQLIRRPGLKRWKVYDKGTWFVSYNDVPKFRRSAVLSSMFPSGRGHRDVDSSCNVNVEDVTNGINENAGDGVQPVQNPVMSESDEEVSDFPLEHCMRIVPHDQNTGAFFIAVLQKVSPLPVIPEKTKIKIDDQCVEPANQSLDDAQVQQITSPENAREEKLEVVSEVNVDDNEPNTEDMEGEDLKAVSEENVDNEPNTEDMEDDPDTREEQNTKETLVPDNVQNPMKRVAGKRKLQIQGKWRGVDPVVFFKDETIINSIRDFYGIDERFPFNNHLVTRNSDTNHVKRIYYISKSVKDVLELNFKVGQQLKITSIGLKMFERQTAREGSSAPCAFRISSEGLPLILPYITKQILHASPADFKHLLQNKEVKFEDFADAKFGEKAANLLPGCCVVILGTGNTVAVESLRVDESTIAIGCWRGRARLSVMVTATDCQELLERLLIRFDNGNGSSGHVDKSSNNEEEIGAVQE
- the LOC137812377 gene encoding uncharacterized protein isoform X3: MCAAPGSKTFQLLEIIHESSKSGSLPDGMVIANDLDVQRCNLLIHQTKRMCTANLIVTNHEAQHFPGCRLNRNYERMEDHNIGQLLFDRVLCDVPCSGDGTLRKAPDLWRKWNPGMGHGLHGLQILIAMRGLSLLKIGGRIVYSTCSMNPIENEAVVSEVLRRCGGSVKLVDVSSELPQLIRRPGLKRWKVYDKGTWFVSYNDVPKFRRSAVLSSMFPSGRGHRDVDSSCNVNVEDVTNGINENAGDGVQPVQNPVMSESDEEVSDFPLEHCMRIVPHDQNTGAFFIAVLQKVSPLPVIPEKTKIKIDDQCVEPANQSLDDAQVQQITSPENAREEKLEVVSEVNVDDNEPNTEDMEGEDLKAVSEENVDNEPNTEDMEDDPDTREEQNTKETLVPDNVQNPMKRVAGKRKLQIQGKWRGVDPVVFFKDETIINSIRDFYGIDERFPFNNHLVTRNSDTNHVKRIYYISKSVKDVLELNFKVGQQLKITSIGLKMFERQTAREGSSAPCAFRISSEGLPLILPYITKQILHASPADFKHLLQNKEVKFEDFADAKFGEKAANLLPGCCVVILGTGNTVAVESLRVDESTIAIGCWRGRARLSVMVTATDCQELLERLLIRFDNGNGSSGHVDKSSNNEEEIGAVQE
- the LOC137812379 gene encoding ras-related protein Rab11A, yielding MAGAGAGGGYGDANQRIDYVFKVVLIGDSAVGKSQILARFARNEFSLDSKSTIGVEFQTRTLLIDHKTVKAQIWDTAGQERYRAVTSAYYRGAVGAMLVYDITKRQTFDHIPRWLEELRNHADKNIVIILIGNKCDLENQRDVPTEDAKEFAEKEGLFFLETSALEATNVETAFVTVLTEIYNIVNKKNLTADENQGNGNSASLSGQKIIVPGPAQELPAKRNMCCQAS